A region of Streptomyces halobius DNA encodes the following proteins:
- a CDS encoding LysR family transcriptional regulator, with protein sequence MNIELRHLRALAAIGDAGTITGAAAELRISQPALSRTLDQLERRVGGTLVERTTRSLRLTETGRRLCEQAHRILAELDEALAEARSGARPLRVGFAWAALGAYTVPLLRDWRRAHPDTPAEVHRLDDPETALRRGEVDVAFLRTEPADDGALITVPLYEEPRLAAVCEGDPLAGRAAVELADLAGRTIALCATASTTTAELWPTERRPRTTVEVTNVDEWLTVIATGEAVGVTAEATGHTHPHPGVRYVPITDAPHITVRAARRRDPHPEGGAFIERALHVIA encoded by the coding sequence ATGAACATCGAGCTGCGGCATCTGCGCGCCCTGGCCGCCATCGGCGACGCGGGCACCATCACCGGCGCCGCCGCCGAGCTGCGGATCAGCCAGCCCGCCCTCTCCCGCACCCTCGACCAGCTGGAGCGTCGGGTCGGCGGCACCCTCGTCGAGCGCACCACCCGCAGCCTGCGGCTGACCGAGACGGGGCGGCGGCTGTGCGAGCAGGCCCACCGCATCCTGGCCGAGCTCGACGAGGCACTCGCCGAGGCCCGCTCCGGGGCCCGCCCGCTGCGGGTCGGCTTCGCCTGGGCGGCGCTCGGCGCGTACACCGTCCCACTGCTGCGCGACTGGCGCCGAGCACACCCCGACACCCCGGCCGAGGTGCACCGGCTCGACGACCCGGAGACGGCGCTACGCCGCGGCGAGGTCGATGTGGCCTTCCTCCGGACGGAACCGGCCGACGACGGGGCACTGATCACCGTGCCGTTGTACGAGGAGCCCCGGCTCGCCGCCGTGTGCGAGGGCGATCCGCTGGCCGGGCGGGCCGCTGTCGAGCTGGCCGATCTCGCCGGACGCACCATCGCCCTGTGCGCGACGGCGAGCACCACCACCGCCGAACTGTGGCCCACGGAGCGACGGCCACGGACCACGGTGGAGGTGACCAATGTGGACGAATGGCTCACCGTGATCGCCACGGGGGAGGCGGTCGGGGTCACCGCGGAGGCCACCGGGCACACCCACCCGCACCCTGGTGTCCGCTACGTACCGATCACCGACGCCCCGCACATCACCGTCCGAGCGGCGCGGCGGCGCGACCCCCACCCGGAGGGGGGCGCGTTCATCGAACGCGCACTGCACGTCATCGCCTGA
- the sodN gene encoding superoxide dismutase, Ni produces MLSRLFAPKVKVSAHCDLPCGVYDPAQARIEAESVKAVQEKYQANEDPDFRTRAILIKEQRAELAKHHVSVLWSDYFKPPHFEKYPELHQLVNETLKALSAAKGSNDPATGQKALDYIAQIDKIFWETKKA; encoded by the coding sequence ATGCTTTCCCGCCTGTTCGCCCCCAAGGTCAAGGTCAGCGCCCACTGCGACCTGCCCTGCGGCGTGTACGACCCCGCCCAGGCCCGTATCGAGGCCGAGTCGGTCAAGGCCGTCCAGGAGAAGTACCAGGCCAACGAGGACCCGGACTTCCGCACCCGCGCGATCCTCATCAAGGAGCAGCGCGCCGAGCTGGCCAAGCACCATGTCTCGGTGCTGTGGAGCGACTACTTCAAGCCCCCGCACTTCGAGAAGTACCCGGAGCTGCACCAGCTGGTCAACGAGACCCTCAAGGCCCTCAGCGCCGCCAAGGGTTCCAACGACCCGGCGACCGGCCAGAAGGCGCTGGACTACATCGCCCAGATCGACAAGATCTTCTGGGAGACCAAGAAGGCCTGA
- the sodX gene encoding nickel-type superoxide dismutase maturation protease → MPEQVHERGGLLRAFGVAEVYNPSMVPTLRPGDQLVVQYGATVRPGDVVVLRHPFRQELLIVKRVVERRDGGWWVRGDNPYVEHDSREFGAIPDELVIARAWLRVRPPRGVQRSPRALASWALSSVRTVRADRSLSRRLRAR, encoded by the coding sequence ATGCCGGAGCAGGTGCACGAGCGTGGCGGGCTGCTGCGCGCGTTCGGTGTTGCCGAGGTCTACAACCCGTCGATGGTGCCGACGCTGCGGCCGGGCGACCAGTTGGTGGTGCAGTACGGCGCGACGGTGCGGCCCGGTGATGTGGTGGTGCTGCGCCATCCGTTCCGTCAGGAGCTGCTGATCGTCAAGCGGGTCGTGGAGCGGCGGGACGGCGGCTGGTGGGTGCGGGGCGACAATCCGTACGTCGAGCACGACAGCCGGGAATTCGGGGCAATTCCAGACGAACTGGTCATCGCCCGCGCCTGGTTGCGGGTGCGGCCGCCGCGCGGGGTTCAGCGGTCGCCGCGTGCGCTGGCCTCCTGGGCGCTCTCCTCGGTCCGGACGGTACGGGCGGATCGTTCGCTCTCCAGGCGTTTGCGGGCGCGGTAG
- a CDS encoding ABC transporter substrate-binding protein codes for MTASTTRRSAAGRRRPAVAATAAVAASLLLLSACGDQTDAAIAKREAQKNRDVNAPLFKKLPQSVQEKGLLQVGADITYKPVEFRSNGKVVGIDPDLAAAMEKELGVKLNFNNATFDTLMGGLKSERYDIAMSAMTDTKERQQGIDGSTGKKIGEGVDFIDYLNVGVSLYTQKGKTKGIDGWETLCGKTIAVQRGTVSHDLAKDKSKKCESNGGKAIAIEAFDNDSEAQTRLRTGGVDAVSSDYPVAAYAVKVSGGGKDFQMVGGAPLKAAPYGIAVPKGHAQLRDALKAALENTIKNGAYAEVLKKWDVKDAAVKEVKVNGGS; via the coding sequence ATGACCGCAAGCACCACCCGTCGCTCGGCCGCCGGCAGGCGTCGCCCGGCCGTTGCCGCCACGGCGGCGGTCGCCGCCTCGCTGCTGCTGCTCAGCGCGTGTGGCGACCAGACGGACGCGGCCATCGCCAAGCGGGAGGCGCAGAAGAACCGCGATGTCAATGCGCCGCTCTTCAAGAAGCTTCCCCAGAGCGTGCAGGAGAAGGGCCTGCTCCAGGTCGGCGCGGACATCACGTACAAGCCGGTGGAGTTCCGCAGCAACGGCAAGGTCGTGGGCATCGACCCGGACCTGGCGGCGGCGATGGAAAAGGAGCTGGGCGTCAAGCTCAACTTCAACAACGCCACCTTCGACACCCTTATGGGTGGCCTGAAGTCCGAGCGCTATGACATCGCGATGTCGGCGATGACGGACACCAAGGAACGCCAGCAGGGCATCGACGGCAGCACCGGCAAGAAGATCGGCGAAGGCGTCGACTTCATCGACTATTTGAATGTCGGCGTCTCGCTCTACACCCAAAAAGGCAAGACCAAGGGCATCGACGGCTGGGAAACGCTGTGCGGAAAGACGATCGCGGTGCAGCGCGGCACGGTCTCGCACGACCTGGCCAAAGACAAGTCGAAGAAGTGCGAGTCGAACGGTGGGAAGGCCATCGCGATCGAGGCCTTCGACAACGACTCCGAGGCCCAGACCCGGCTGCGCACCGGCGGTGTGGACGCCGTCTCCAGCGACTACCCGGTCGCGGCGTACGCGGTGAAGGTCTCCGGCGGGGGCAAGGACTTCCAGATGGTCGGCGGCGCCCCGCTCAAGGCGGCGCCGTACGGCATCGCGGTCCCCAAGGGCCACGCGCAGCTGCGCGACGCGCTCAAGGCCGCCCTGGAGAACACGATCAAGAACGGCGCGTACGCCGAGGTCCTCAAGAAGTGGGACGTCAAGGACGCCGCGGTCAAGGAAGTGAAGGTCAATGGCGGCTCCTGA
- a CDS encoding NAD(P)-dependent malic enzyme → MAAEIVNPRSDSTSDAESDTGSDEAPFDPAFALHRGGKMAIQATVPVRDKDDLSLAYTPGVAKVCSAIAERPELVHDYTWKSQVVAVVTDGTAVLGLGDIGPEASLPVMEGKAILFKQFGGVDAVPIALGTTDTDEIVETVVRMAPSFGGVNLEDISAPRCFEIERRLQERLDIPVFHDDQHGTAIVTLAALRNAAQLTGRTLGQLRAVISGAGAAGVAIAKILIEAGIGDVAVCDRKGVVSTDRGDLTDVKREVAGFTNKAGLSGSLESALDGADVFIGVSGGTVPEEAVAKMAKDALIFAMANPTPEIHPDVAHKYAAVVATGRSDYPNQINNVLAFPGIFAGALQVRASRISEGMKLAAAEALAAVVADELGADRVIPSPFDERVAPAVTAAVAAAARAEGVARR, encoded by the coding sequence GTGGCAGCGGAGATCGTCAATCCTCGCAGCGACAGCACATCGGACGCGGAGTCGGACACGGGCTCGGATGAAGCCCCCTTCGATCCGGCCTTCGCACTGCATCGCGGCGGCAAGATGGCCATCCAGGCGACCGTCCCGGTCCGCGACAAGGACGATCTGTCCCTCGCGTACACGCCGGGCGTCGCCAAGGTGTGCAGCGCCATCGCCGAGCGGCCCGAGCTGGTCCACGACTACACCTGGAAGTCCCAGGTCGTCGCCGTGGTCACGGACGGCACCGCGGTGCTGGGTCTGGGCGACATCGGCCCGGAGGCATCCCTTCCGGTGATGGAGGGCAAGGCCATCCTCTTCAAGCAGTTCGGCGGTGTGGACGCGGTGCCGATCGCGCTCGGCACCACCGACACCGACGAGATCGTGGAGACCGTCGTCCGGATGGCGCCGTCCTTCGGCGGGGTCAACCTGGAGGACATCTCGGCCCCCCGGTGCTTCGAGATCGAGCGCCGGCTCCAGGAGCGGCTGGACATCCCGGTCTTCCACGACGACCAGCACGGCACCGCCATCGTCACCCTGGCGGCGCTGCGCAACGCCGCCCAGCTCACCGGCCGGACGCTCGGCCAGCTGCGGGCGGTCATCTCGGGCGCCGGTGCGGCGGGCGTCGCCATCGCCAAGATCCTCATCGAGGCCGGCATCGGCGATGTCGCGGTCTGCGACCGCAAGGGCGTCGTCTCGACGGACCGCGGTGACCTCACCGACGTCAAGCGCGAGGTGGCCGGCTTCACCAACAAGGCGGGGCTGTCCGGCTCGCTGGAATCCGCGCTGGACGGCGCGGACGTGTTCATCGGGGTCTCCGGCGGCACGGTGCCGGAGGAGGCGGTGGCGAAGATGGCGAAGGACGCGCTGATCTTCGCCATGGCCAACCCGACCCCGGAGATCCACCCCGACGTCGCCCACAAGTACGCGGCCGTCGTCGCCACCGGGCGCAGCGACTACCCGAACCAGATCAACAACGTGCTGGCCTTCCCCGGCATCTTCGCCGGCGCTCTCCAGGTGCGCGCCTCGCGGATCTCGGAGGGCATGAAGCTCGCCGCGGCCGAGGCGCTGGCGGCCGTCGTCGCCGACGAGCTCGGCGCCGACCGTGTCATCCCGTCGCCGTTCGACGAGCGCGTCGCACCGGCGGTGACCGCCGCGGTCGCGGCGGCGGCGCGGGCGGAGGGGGTCGCCCGGCGGTGA
- a CDS encoding amino acid ABC transporter ATP-binding protein, with translation MVKAEGVHKSFGAAHILKGIDLEVAPREVFCLIGPSGSGKSTFLRCINHLEKINAGRLSVDGELVGYREHKGKLYELRDKEVAARRRDIGMVFQRFNLFPHMTALENIIEAPVQVKGESKSVARERATKLLDRVGLADKAGNYPSQLSGGQQQRVAIARALAMQPKLMLFDEPTSALDPELVGDVLDVMKDLAADGMTMIVVTHEMGFAREVGDSLVFMDDGVVVESGHPREVLGNPQHERTKSFLSKVL, from the coding sequence ATGGTGAAGGCCGAGGGCGTCCACAAGTCCTTCGGCGCGGCTCACATCCTCAAGGGCATCGACCTGGAAGTGGCGCCCCGTGAGGTCTTCTGCCTGATCGGGCCGTCCGGCTCCGGCAAGTCGACGTTCCTGCGCTGTATCAACCACCTGGAGAAGATCAACGCCGGGCGGCTGTCCGTCGACGGCGAACTGGTCGGCTACCGGGAGCACAAGGGCAAGCTCTACGAGCTGCGCGACAAGGAGGTCGCCGCCCGCCGCCGGGACATCGGCATGGTCTTCCAGCGCTTCAACCTCTTCCCGCACATGACCGCGCTGGAGAACATCATCGAGGCGCCGGTCCAGGTCAAGGGCGAGTCCAAGTCGGTCGCCCGCGAGCGCGCGACCAAGCTGCTGGACCGCGTCGGCCTGGCCGACAAGGCCGGCAACTACCCCTCGCAGCTCTCCGGCGGTCAGCAGCAGCGGGTCGCCATCGCCCGCGCGCTGGCGATGCAGCCGAAGCTGATGCTCTTCGACGAGCCGACCTCGGCCCTCGACCCGGAGCTGGTCGGCGACGTCCTGGACGTCATGAAGGACCTGGCCGCGGACGGGATGACGATGATCGTCGTCACCCATGAGATGGGCTTCGCCCGCGAGGTCGGCGACTCGCTGGTCTTCATGGACGACGGTGTGGTGGTGGAATCCGGCCACCCGCGCGAGGTGCTCGGCAACCCGCAGCACGAGCGGACGAAGTCGTTCCTGTCGAAGGTGCTGTAA
- a CDS encoding zinc-binding dehydrogenase — MFAAYAARIDRDQPLNGLELGERPAPEARPGWTTVNVKAASLNHHDLWTLRGVGITEASLPMILGCDAAGVDADGNEVVLHSVIGQTGHGVAPGEPRSILTERYQGTFAEQVAVPTWNVLPKPKELSFEEAACLPTAWLTAYRMLFTNAGVRPGDSVLVQGAGGGVATAAIVLGAAAGLRVFATSRDEAKRKRAEELGAEAAFASGERLPQRVDAVIETVGAATWSHSVKSLKPGGTLVISGATSGFHPERTELNRIFFLELKVVGSTMGSKEELGSLLSFCAAKGVRPVIDTVLPLGRAREGFVRMEEGELFGKVVLTV, encoded by the coding sequence ATGTTTGCTGCCTACGCCGCCCGCATCGACCGTGACCAGCCGCTCAACGGCCTTGAACTGGGGGAGCGTCCGGCCCCCGAGGCACGCCCCGGCTGGACGACCGTCAACGTCAAGGCCGCCTCCCTCAACCACCACGACCTGTGGACACTCCGCGGCGTCGGCATCACCGAAGCGTCCCTGCCGATGATCCTCGGCTGTGACGCCGCCGGCGTCGACGCGGACGGCAACGAGGTCGTCCTGCACTCCGTCATCGGCCAGACCGGCCACGGCGTCGCCCCCGGCGAACCGCGCTCCATCCTCACCGAGCGCTACCAGGGCACCTTCGCCGAGCAGGTCGCGGTCCCCACCTGGAATGTGCTGCCCAAGCCGAAGGAGCTGTCCTTCGAGGAGGCCGCCTGCCTGCCCACCGCCTGGCTGACCGCGTACCGGATGCTGTTCACCAACGCGGGCGTACGGCCCGGGGACAGCGTCCTGGTGCAGGGCGCCGGCGGCGGCGTCGCGACCGCCGCGATCGTGCTCGGCGCCGCCGCCGGGCTGCGGGTCTTCGCCACCAGCCGGGACGAGGCCAAGCGCAAGCGCGCCGAAGAGCTGGGCGCGGAGGCGGCGTTCGCCAGCGGCGAGCGGCTGCCGCAGCGGGTGGACGCGGTGATCGAGACGGTGGGCGCCGCCACCTGGTCGCACTCCGTCAAGTCGCTCAAGCCCGGCGGCACCCTGGTCATTTCGGGCGCCACGAGTGGCTTCCACCCCGAACGCACCGAACTGAACCGGATCTTCTTCCTGGAGCTGAAGGTGGTGGGTTCCACGATGGGCTCCAAGGAGGAGCTGGGGTCGCTGCTGAGCTTCTGCGCGGCGAAGGGGGTGCGGCCGGTCATCGACACGGTGCTGCCGTTGGGGCGGGCGCGGGAGGGGTTTGTGCGGATGGAGGAGGGGGAGCTGTTCGGCAAGGTGGTCCTGACGGTTTGA
- the snpA gene encoding snapalysin, translated as MRSPKKALSAALGLGLAAALASAAPVSAASPSSHTDSPRSSPASIAAYQGSAADKADTKAFFEAVMKAAKAKLKAHPNAASVTVTYDASAAPTFAGQIAQSTSIWNSAVRNVKLQEGSGGDFQYREGNDPRGSYASTDGHGKGFIFLDYRQNQEYNSTRVTAHETGHVLGLPDHYQGPCSELMSGGGPGPSCQNAQPDANERARVEQLWANGLADLRSGKVS; from the coding sequence ATGAGATCTCCCAAGAAGGCGCTGTCGGCGGCGCTCGGACTGGGCCTCGCTGCCGCGCTCGCATCCGCGGCACCGGTTTCGGCAGCTTCCCCCTCCTCGCACACCGATTCCCCCCGGAGCAGCCCCGCCTCCATCGCCGCCTACCAGGGTTCGGCCGCTGACAAGGCCGACACGAAGGCGTTCTTCGAGGCCGTCATGAAGGCGGCCAAGGCGAAGCTGAAGGCGCACCCGAACGCGGCCTCGGTCACCGTCACCTACGACGCCAGCGCGGCCCCGACGTTCGCCGGCCAGATAGCGCAAAGCACGTCCATCTGGAACAGCGCCGTGCGGAACGTCAAGCTGCAGGAAGGCAGCGGCGGCGACTTCCAGTACCGCGAGGGCAACGACCCGCGCGGCTCGTACGCGAGCACCGACGGTCACGGCAAGGGCTTCATATTCCTGGACTACCGGCAGAACCAGGAATACAACTCGACCCGGGTGACGGCGCACGAGACCGGCCATGTGCTGGGTCTGCCGGACCACTACCAGGGTCCGTGCAGCGAGCTGATGTCCGGCGGCGGCCCCGGCCCGTCCTGCCAGAACGCCCAGCCGGACGCGAACGAGCGCGCCCGGGTGGAGCAGCTCTGGGCCAACGGCCTGGCAGACCTTCGCTCCGGCAAGGTCTCCTGA
- a CDS encoding short chain dehydrogenase, whose protein sequence is MKILLIGASGRLGTAVHKTLSARGHDLITVGRTSGDLRLDMTDPAQVAEAYDRAIERAGHLDAVASAAGYVPYKPVGAMTADDYRAGFLGKVFSQIELVRQGTGRIAERGSFTLITGVLSRDPVPTASAAAMANGAVDGFVRAAALDIAPQRVNAVSPTVFTEALADYGDFFPGIEPVGLAQVADANPARRKLRA, encoded by the coding sequence ATGAAGATTCTGCTGATCGGAGCCTCCGGACGGCTCGGTACCGCCGTCCACAAGACGCTGTCCGCGCGTGGCCATGACCTCATCACCGTCGGCCGCACCTCCGGGGACCTCCGCCTGGACATGACCGACCCCGCCCAGGTCGCGGAGGCGTACGACCGGGCCATCGAGCGGGCCGGGCACCTGGACGCGGTGGCGAGCGCGGCCGGCTATGTGCCGTACAAGCCGGTCGGTGCGATGACCGCCGACGACTACCGGGCCGGCTTCCTCGGGAAGGTGTTCAGCCAGATCGAGCTGGTGCGGCAGGGGACCGGACGGATCGCCGAGCGTGGTTCGTTCACGCTGATCACCGGGGTGCTCTCGCGTGATCCGGTTCCGACGGCGAGCGCCGCGGCGATGGCCAATGGCGCGGTCGACGGCTTCGTACGGGCTGCCGCGCTCGATATCGCGCCGCAGCGGGTGAACGCCGTCAGCCCGACGGTCTTCACCGAGGCGCTGGCCGATTACGGCGACTTCTTCCCCGGCATCGAGCCGGTCGGCCTGGCGCAGGTCGCGGACGCGAACCCAGCTCGGCGGAAGCTCCGCGCGTGA
- a CDS encoding CGNR zinc finger domain-containing protein, whose amino-acid sequence MELAYYSDYAVRLVNTEQPERGGDTLTSVEAVRDLFGIAQQGARRATDSDVTRLRTVRSRLRAVFEAADAGDEVLAVDLLNALMMEFPVSPQISGHELRDDDGRPDWHLHIAENAANATAGFTATACMGLAFHLTELGVDRLGICEARPCRNAYLDTSTNRSRRYCSDRCATRANVAAYRARKRLESERSARTVRTEESAQEASARGDR is encoded by the coding sequence GTGGAACTCGCCTACTACTCGGACTACGCCGTGCGGCTCGTCAACACCGAGCAGCCCGAGCGCGGCGGCGACACCCTCACCTCGGTCGAGGCCGTCCGCGACCTCTTCGGCATCGCCCAGCAGGGCGCCCGGCGCGCGACCGACAGCGATGTGACCCGGCTGCGCACGGTCCGCTCCCGGCTGCGCGCCGTCTTCGAGGCCGCGGACGCGGGCGACGAGGTGCTGGCCGTCGACCTCCTCAACGCCCTGATGATGGAGTTCCCGGTCAGCCCGCAGATCTCCGGCCATGAACTCCGGGACGACGACGGCCGCCCCGACTGGCATCTGCACATCGCCGAGAACGCCGCCAACGCCACCGCCGGCTTCACCGCCACCGCCTGCATGGGCCTGGCCTTCCATCTCACCGAACTGGGCGTCGACCGGCTGGGCATCTGCGAGGCACGCCCCTGCCGCAACGCCTACCTCGACACCTCGACCAACCGCTCCCGGCGCTACTGCTCCGACCGCTGCGCCACCCGTGCCAACGTCGCCGCCTACCGCGCCCGCAAACGCCTGGAGAGCGAACGATCCGCCCGTACCGTCCGGACCGAGGAGAGCGCCCAGGAGGCCAGCGCACGCGGCGACCGCTGA
- a CDS encoding LysR family transcriptional regulator, whose protein sequence is MRHLRALCAIADSGSVRKAARQLGMTQPSLTTQLRRIEKALGGQLFFREPSGSRPTALGHSVLSRARPIVAEMRALVEEIATASVREQGARLRIGSTSSRAVAGWLRRLRVRLPETDTTIKVDVSANALLQMVASGQLDVAFVHEVEGAPLRVPGGLVEHELLAREPQFIALAANHPAAQQSVVRVADLADDQWMVDPTVDGEWAGLRRIWSAAGINPRVVHGDYLTAVDLVTAGEVVTPCQPSARVRPGMAVRPLHGDPLAVRLFMACRQDGPPAAPAEALFADLTSAYMEVAWASVAYREWLVRHDGPLPVAT, encoded by the coding sequence GTGAGGCACCTTCGCGCGTTGTGCGCCATCGCCGACTCCGGCAGCGTACGCAAGGCCGCCCGGCAGTTGGGGATGACGCAGCCTTCCTTGACGACCCAGCTCCGCCGCATCGAGAAGGCCCTCGGAGGCCAGCTCTTCTTCCGCGAACCGAGCGGCAGCCGGCCCACCGCCCTGGGGCATTCGGTGCTCTCCAGGGCCCGCCCCATAGTGGCCGAAATGCGCGCCCTCGTTGAGGAGATCGCGACGGCATCCGTACGCGAACAGGGTGCCCGGCTGCGTATCGGCAGCACCAGCAGCCGCGCCGTCGCCGGCTGGCTGCGTCGGTTGCGGGTCCGCCTGCCGGAGACGGACACCACGATAAAGGTTGATGTGTCCGCAAATGCCCTGCTTCAGATGGTCGCTTCGGGGCAGCTCGACGTCGCCTTCGTGCACGAGGTCGAGGGCGCCCCGCTGCGGGTCCCCGGCGGCCTGGTCGAGCATGAGCTCCTGGCCAGGGAGCCCCAGTTCATCGCGCTGGCGGCCAACCATCCGGCCGCCCAGCAGTCGGTCGTCCGGGTGGCGGATCTCGCCGACGACCAGTGGATGGTGGACCCGACGGTGGACGGCGAGTGGGCCGGGCTGCGCCGTATCTGGAGCGCGGCCGGTATCAACCCCCGGGTGGTGCACGGCGATTACCTCACCGCCGTCGATCTTGTCACCGCCGGAGAGGTGGTCACCCCCTGCCAGCCGTCCGCCCGGGTCCGGCCCGGTATGGCCGTCCGCCCGTTGCACGGCGATCCGCTGGCCGTCCGGCTCTTCATGGCCTGCCGCCAGGACGGCCCCCCGGCCGCCCCGGCCGAAGCCCTCTTCGCCGACCTGACCTCGGCGTATATGGAGGTCGCCTGGGCGAGCGTGGCGTATCGCGAGTGGCTGGTCCGGCATGACGGGCCGCTGCCGGTGGCGACCTAG
- a CDS encoding amino acid ABC transporter permease yields MSVDVDKSAQPPADAPPPPEAIKAIPVRHYGRWVAAVVVLALLALLVRAFASGNVNWDAIPQYLFNWDILKGLRNTLLITVLSMIIGVVLGVILAVMRQSKNPVTSSVAWGYIWFFRGTPVYVQLFLWFNLGLVFQYIDIMPIYKDEWTDFMTPFMAALLGLGLNEAAYMAEICRAGLNSVDEGQTEAAHALGMSHGRTLRRIIVPQAMRVIVPPTGNEVINMLKTSSLVIAVQYYDLLQAAQNVGRDSGVVVEMLILAAIWYLIATTVLSIGQYYLERYYARGSSRQLPLTPLQRAKAKLSGLNRPNGGAA; encoded by the coding sequence GTGTCAGTTGACGTCGACAAGTCGGCCCAGCCACCGGCGGACGCCCCGCCGCCGCCAGAGGCCATCAAGGCCATTCCCGTCCGCCACTACGGGCGCTGGGTCGCGGCGGTCGTCGTACTCGCGCTCCTCGCGCTGCTCGTCCGGGCCTTCGCCAGCGGGAACGTGAACTGGGACGCCATCCCGCAGTACCTGTTCAACTGGGACATCCTCAAGGGCCTGCGCAACACGCTCCTGATCACCGTGCTGTCGATGATCATCGGCGTGGTGCTCGGGGTGATCCTGGCCGTGATGCGCCAGTCCAAGAACCCGGTGACGTCGAGCGTCGCGTGGGGGTACATCTGGTTCTTCCGCGGCACACCCGTCTACGTCCAGCTGTTCCTCTGGTTCAACCTCGGCCTGGTCTTCCAGTACATCGACATCATGCCGATCTACAAGGACGAGTGGACGGACTTCATGACGCCGTTCATGGCCGCCCTGCTGGGCCTGGGCCTGAACGAGGCGGCGTACATGGCGGAGATCTGCCGGGCCGGCCTCAACTCCGTCGACGAGGGGCAGACCGAGGCGGCGCACGCGCTGGGCATGAGCCACGGCAGGACGCTGCGCCGGATCATCGTGCCGCAGGCGATGCGGGTGATCGTGCCGCCGACCGGCAACGAGGTCATCAACATGCTCAAGACCTCCTCACTGGTCATCGCCGTCCAGTACTACGATTTGCTGCAGGCCGCACAGAACGTCGGACGTGACTCCGGCGTCGTCGTCGAGATGCTGATCCTCGCCGCCATCTGGTACCTGATCGCCACGACGGTGCTGAGCATCGGCCAGTACTACCTGGAGCGCTACTACGCCCGCGGCTCCAGCCGCCAGCTCCCGCTCACCCCGCTGCAGCGCGCCAAGGCGAAGCTGTCCGGGCTCAACCGCCCCAACGGAGGTGCCGCATGA